In a single window of the Actinomycetota bacterium genome:
- a CDS encoding glycosyltransferase: protein MSDSCESFKAHDNPRFSILVPAYNAEATLAETVASVRKQTFDDWELVIVDDGSADSTFSLASDTSVSDARIRVIHQANRGTGGAYNTAVREARADLLVMLSADDLLLPDHLAAMDEHIRSNPEASVFTCDGYFQYEDGRRTLQDLDDRWRDSGAATLVDLCSACFFGIGAVFKREVFDSVGGFCENLYAEDYRFWLLALAHGYRHNYLDVPLSVHRRSSTQKSAHAVLMRQADIAALREIIASGLLSPESLEAAQRSISRHLRVIRVRTMLSLMLGEHLAARIIAAARGGYARGRRQ from the coding sequence ATGAGTGATTCCTGCGAATCCTTCAAGGCCCATGACAATCCTCGTTTCTCCATCCTCGTGCCAGCCTACAATGCCGAGGCAACACTTGCCGAGACAGTTGCTTCCGTACGTAAGCAGACCTTCGATGACTGGGAGCTTGTGATCGTCGACGACGGCTCAGCGGACTCTACGTTCTCTCTCGCCAGCGACACCTCGGTGTCTGACGCTCGAATCAGAGTGATACACCAAGCCAACCGAGGTACAGGGGGAGCCTACAACACGGCGGTTCGAGAGGCACGGGCCGACCTTCTGGTAATGCTCTCCGCCGACGACCTGCTCTTGCCTGATCATCTTGCAGCCATGGATGAGCACATCCGCTCCAACCCTGAAGCCTCAGTGTTCACCTGCGACGGATACTTCCAGTATGAAGACGGGCGACGGACGCTTCAGGATCTCGACGACCGCTGGAGGGACTCGGGTGCGGCCACTCTCGTTGACCTGTGTTCGGCCTGTTTCTTCGGCATTGGGGCAGTGTTCAAGCGGGAGGTATTCGATTCGGTCGGGGGATTTTGTGAGAACCTGTACGCCGAGGACTACCGATTCTGGCTCCTCGCGTTGGCCCATGGCTATCGTCATAACTATCTTGATGTGCCCCTTTCGGTGCATCGGCGCTCTTCTACCCAGAAATCCGCACATGCCGTCCTGATGCGTCAGGCCGACATAGCTGCACTACGAGAGATCATCGCTTCAGGGCTTCTGTCCCCAGAGTCCCTTGAAGCTGCGCAAAGAAGCATCAGTCGCCATCTGCGTGTCATACGAGTTCGCACCATGCTCTCGCTGATGCTAGGAGAGCATCTTGCCGCTCGCATCATTGCCGCGGCTCGGGGCGGCTACGCGAGGGGGCGGAGGCAGTGA